The Acidimicrobiia bacterium genomic interval AGACGAGCATGGAATAGCGCATCTCTTTCAGAGCCGTGTTTACGAGTTTCAGGTCACCACGTGTGGCGCCGTCCCGATAGAGCTTGAGGGCCGTGGTGATGATCTCGGCAGTGATGTCCTGGTTGGGATTCTCCCCGGCCTGGGCGACAAGAGCCACGACGGCCGCGTCGATGGCCTCGTTCCCGGTGTCGTATTTGCGCATCGCCCTACGCTCGCCCGGTATACGGTTTTTCCGATGGGCCCTTGCGCACCACGGCATTCCATACGGTCTCGTAGTGATCCTGGTCGTATTCATCAACATGGGGTAGGACGAACTCTTCCCAGGCGCGTCGCAGCGGGTCGTCCGAGTCCGAAAACATTTGTAGGCCGGTCGGGAGCCGGTCGAGGGTGCCTCGCAAACTCATCGGGGTCTCAACCCTGGTTCCGGCGTCGGTCTGTTCGAATGACTCGTTGATTTCGCTGGCGAGGCGGGCGATTGCTTCGACGAACGGATCGGCCAGGGTCGGATAGCGCATGGTGATCATCGTCCGAAGCTGCTCGGCGTTCGGGAACCGCTTATGCCAGATAACCCATCGGTCGGCGAACGCCTTGTTGAGCGTCTGGGTACCGGCGTAGTCCCGCAGGTCGGTCGGGTTCATCGTTCCGAAAAGGCGGACGTCGTCGCGTAGCTCGACATTTTCACCGTTCGGTAGGTCGATCGCCTGATAACGATCGAGGAGGCCGTGCAGCGCAAAGAGCGTCTCGGCTCCGGCGGCGTTGAGCTCGGAGAGGTTGACGAGAGCAGGTCCGCGCAGCGCCCGGGTGATGTCCCCGTCCTCCCAGCGGGATTCCGTTCCGCCTTTTCCATCACCGTGAAGTTTCGTCGAGCCGATCAGCGTTATGTCACGAACTTCGCCGGTGAGTGGAATGCGGTAGTACGGAAGCTCGATCAGGGCTGCGAACTGCTCGATGTCGTGATCTTTACCCGTACCCATATGGCCACGTACTGCGACATGGAGCGGGACGAAGGAGTCGGAACTTTCCCGACGGACCTTCTCGACCTGCGCAAACCGGTAGAGCATGCCGAGGTCCACATAATGTGGGTCAGGATCCGGGACCTTCTTGATACGGTGCTCGTAATCGGGGATTGACTTCGGCACCGTGAAGGTGGCGAGCTCGATTGGTGAGCCCTCTCCGGTGGGATCTTTGAATATGACCGTTTTAGACATGAGTCGTCTCCTTCCAATGGAAGTCGGACGAGAATGTCCGACTTGAAAAACCTTCTGCGTGGAGGGTCCGTCGCAGCGAACCCTTCACGCCTTCGATAACCGAGCGGGCCAACGTTTCGGGCCGTTCGACGATTTGGTACCGGGAGTAAACCGTCTCGACGGTGTCCTCACCAATTCCGATACCCAACACGATGGTCCCGTTGGCTTCCGCCCTTGCCACGGCGGCTTGAAGCTCATGGCTTGAGCCCCGGGTCATCCCATCGGCGAGGACCACCAGAACTCGCACAGTCGCTCCCAGGCGGGCCATGCGCTCGGCGGCGTGAGTCACGTTGAACTCGTCAACGTTGGCGCCTTTGGAGAACATCGAGATCGGGGGAGATTGGCGGGGTTCGCGGCGAGCATATTCGGCTGCGGTCCTGGCATCGGCGGCTGAGAAAAACAGGCCGGCCATCACATCGCTTACTGATCGCCAGCGCTGTTGGAACGACTTGATCATGTAATGGTTGACGGTCGAGGCGAGTCGGTCGGCATTGGAACCCTGCGTCCGGCGCAGCCCGCTGGTCGTCCGTGTCGAGCGGCGAGAATACTCCCATTCGGTGTCCAAGGGCTCTGCCGCAAACGAGCGGTTGAATAAGGCCACCTCGAAGTCGATCTGTAGCTCGTCACACAGATGGGCTAGCGACCAGGCGCCCAGGGTGGCGGCCGCCAGGCCCCATGGCGATTTGCGACTCGTACCATCAATCGATCGTGGTTGGAGCATCGACGCCGAGCCATCGATGAGCAAGCTCACGGCGTATGACCTCCGGGTGCGCCGGGCCCGGCGCTCGTACATTCGCTCGTAGAGGCCGCCGGCGAGCAGGAGCGGGGCGTGCGGTGACAGATCTCCCGCATCGAAGCCTGATTGCAGGCCGCGCCTCTGATTTGCCGCGAATAGCGGAAACAGCTCTCCAGAAATCCGGCCCTGGGCCATGTTCCATCGCCGGGTAGCTTCCTTGAGGCTCTCACGCCCCTGTGGGCTCCACTGCCGAAACCGTTCGGGGAATGGGGCAACGATGAGCTTGCCCGCTTGACCCGAAGGCAGATACACGGTCGGCGCCTGAGAAACCTTGAGGATCTGGTCGGTTGATTCCTGACTGGCGACCTCCGACGGCGCCCGCCGCATGGATTCACCAGCCCGGGCATCAGACGCCTTACGCGTCCTTTCGTACGTTTCGCTGTCCTGGAGAATTGGCGTGAGCAATCGGACTTCGTCGACGCCTTCGGCGATCGAGGATTCGTCCTCGTCCTGGCGGGTCTTCTTCTGCCCGGCAGTCTCCGTTGCCGAAGACGGTGTCACGATCTTGTGGAGTTTGGCGACGTTGAGGAGCTGCAAGGCGAGGGTTCCGATTTCCCATGGGTCGGTACTTTCTGCGGCCGCTTCGATGAAGGGAGTTGCGTCGGCGAGGGCCACCGCCACTCGGCCGTCCGTCTTTTTCTCAAGGTAGTCGCGGTCAACATGTCCACCGAGCAGCATGAAACAGGCGATCCCGAACTGGGCGAGCGGTTTGGACCCAGCGAGGGCCTGGCTGAGGGCGGCTACGTACATATCGGTGAGAACCGATCGGGCGCCCGGATAGACATTGAGTCCCTGGCGTTCCTGGCGGGCGTCTTCCAGGGCGAAGAACAGTGCCTCGGCGGCGCCGCCACCCGCTCTCCCGAGCGCATCGAGCAGGTCGAACTCGCCGTCAGGAATCTCGTCGTTCTCCGCGAACCATTGGCGCGGGAGCGGGCGCCGTTCGTCAAGGTTGGTCGACACCAGATGGACGACTTCATGTAGGGCCGATGCCAGCGCAACCTCTTCGGGCGTGACCGGGGCACGCCGTGAGTAGGCCGCCTGGAAGATTCCCGGGTTCACGACGATCTCGTTTGGTGAGCTCTTGGCCTCTGACCCCAGCCGCACCCGGAGCTCCTGGTTGCCACATAGCGTCCTGGCAAACCGGGTCACGGCCGGTGCCACCCGTTGGTAGCGTTCGACCACCTTTTCGATGGCCCGTTCCTCCGGAGGAAGTATCTCGGTAAGCATGGATCGGTCGCGCATTAGTCGCCCATTGTCTCATGCGCGTCAAATTGAATCGGTCGCTTTCACAATCAACCGTTTTCGGGCCACTACCCGCGCCGAGCGTACATCCAACCTGGCTATCCCGGACCGTTTGTACCATCGATCGAGCGGGTCGGCCAGACGGGAGGCATAGGTCCCGATCGGTGGTGGACGCTGAGGTGAACAGTGCCTCTATCATGGCGAGCCATGTATTACGACCTTACGACGCTCCCGAATGGTCTGCGCGTCATCACCGAGACCATGCCCGGCATTCGATCCGTTGCCGTAGGTGCCTGGGTTGACACGGGCACGCGGGACGAGTTGCCCAACGAAGCCGGTGCTTCTCACTTTCTCGAACACCTCCTGTTCAAAGGATCCGAACGGGTCTCTGCGATCGAACTTTCCCGCTCCTTTGATCGAATGGGTGCCGAGTCAAATGCGTTTACGTCCAAGGAGTACACGTGTTTTTGGGCGCGACTCCTTGATGATGACCTTGATGACGGCATGGAGCTATTGGGGGAGATGCTTCAACAGCCGGCCTTCCGAGCCGATGAGATCGACTCTGAACGCCATGTCGTGATCGAAGAGATCAACATGTCAGAAGACGACGCTCAAGATGCGGTCTTTGAGCGTTTCACCGAGGCAGCTTTTGCCGGGCACGTTTTGGATATGCCGATCCTCGGGAGTCGCGAGTCGATTCTCGGCATGACTCGTGATGACATTGTCGGCTATTGGAAACGCCGGTATGGAGCCGGCTCGACGGTATTCGCCATCGCCGGTGCGGTGGAGCACGAACAGGCCGTTGAGCTCGTCAGTCGACATTTTGGCGAATGGAGCGGGGCGGCGGTTCCGCACGAGTTCGCCGAGCACAAATGGGATTCGGCCCTAAAAATCGAGGTCAAAGATACCGAACAGGCCAATCTGGTCATGGGCGGTAAGGGATTGGAGCGCGGAGACGACCGCCGGTTTGCCTTTGACGTCCTGCACCACATTCTCGGTGGTGGGATGTCGTCACGGCTATTCCAGACGATTCGCGAGGAACGGGGCCTGGCCTATTCGGTGTACAGCTTTGCCCTGCCGTTTGCGGATGCGGGCGCCTGGGGCGTGTATGTCGGAACGACCCCGGACCAAACCGAGACGGTTATGGACCTTGTCAACGTCGAACTGGAGAAGATGATGGCTGTAGGAATTACCGCCGAGGAACTCGACCGGGCCAAGTCGAACATGCGGGGAGCGATGGCTCTCGGGTTCGAAGACGCCAATTCCCGGATGGTGCGGCTCGGTAAGCGGGAATTGACCGGCCAGGAACACATCTCGATCTCCGAGCATATTGCCCGGGTCGAAGCGGTCACCGGTCAGGACGTGCTCGATGTTGCGCAGTCGGTTCTTGGTGGCCCCCGGGTTATCGGGGCAGTAGGCCCGTTCGAAGAATCCAATCTTAGGAAATATCTGACATGATGCGGGTGGCGGTATCTGGTGCTCACGGGCGGATGGGGCAGCTCGCCTGCTCGGTCATCGAGGCCGCCCCCGATCTTCTACTTGGCCCGTTGTATGCTCCCGGCCACGGAGGAGAGAAGCTATTTGATCAAGCTCTGATCGAAGATCCGGCTCGCGTCGCCGACGCCGATGTTGTTGTCGAATTTTCGACCCCCGGTTCGGTGATGGGCAACCTGGCCCTGTGGCACGACATGGGCGTTCACGCGGTGGTAGGCACCTCCGGGTTTGATGAGGAGCGGGTTGAAGAGGTAGTCGGGATGTGGATTGACGCAACCTCCCGCTGTCTTATCGTTCCGAATTTCGCCATCGGAGCCATCCTCATGATGCGGTTCTCCGAAATGGCGGCTCCCTACTTTCCCGTTGCGGAGATCATTGAACTGCATCACGATCACAAGGTGGATGCGCCGTCTGGTACGGCTCTCAGTACCGCCGCTCGGATTGGCGCTGCTCAGCCCGACCAGCGGCGGGCGGGAGTCTCCCAGACAGCCAGTGGTGCCCTCGGCGTCGATGTGGATGGCGTACGAATCCATTCCGTACGGCTTCCCGGCCTCGTGGCCAACCAGGAAGTTATCTTTGGGGGAGCCGGGCAAACGTTGACGATTCGCCATGATACGACTGACCGGTCAGCCTTCGGCCAGGGTATCGAGTTGGCGATTCGCCGGGTCGGCGGTCTTTCCGATCCCGTCACCTTGGGCCTCGACGCGCTTCTATGAACTCAGAGAATTGACCCGGTCGGTTCGACAAACTGGCTGAGTGTGAACCCGTAGATGAGGGCGGCGGTCAAAACGATGAGAACGGCCCGGAGGTAGCGGCTCGGGGGCACCCGGGTACCGACCATCCAGGCAGCCGATATCCACAGCAGTGCATCTAGCGGCCAGGCGAGCACGAGTTCGGACCCGAAGAGGGTGAACAGCCCTGAGGTCGGAAGGCCGGCGAAGTACAAGGCGAGATTGGTTGTGCCAATCCCGATCCAGGTCGCTCCCACGGCGAATCCCACAAAGGACAAGAGGACAGCTACCGCTGAACCGCAGCCTCCTGGCTCGTTAGTAGCTTCGCTTGGTTCTGGAGCTAGTGGCTCAGAAATTCGAAAAGTCCGACAGCGAAACGCCGATGGCGATGAAGACGATGGCGCTTATGAGAATGCTCAGTGCCGTCATGATTGTGATGATGGCGAAATAGGTGTTCAGATTGCTCGCCGCCTTCTCGAGTGACTCGAGCGACCCGGTTCGTCGAGCGTTCTCAAGCGATGTGTTGGCTTTGAAAAGCATGACGGCCATCCAAATCACTACGACGGCGAAGGGGATTGTGACAATCCCGAGCACGAGCAGTAGGCCCGACAGGCCAGTCACGATGCCGTTGATCACCAGCCAAAGCGGTTTGGGCATTTTGGCTGCCACTCGTTGCACGGTGCCGAGATCGGAGCCGGTCGCTGAAGATGAGACTATGGATGTCGTCGACGGTGTCTCCGGATCTGGCGACCAGCGGGCAGTCGGTGTGGAAACAGTTGGCTGATCGATCGAGCTTAGGCTTTCGAGGTCTGCAGGGTCGGCCAGGGTTGACGGGGTGGAAAAAGTCGATTCTGCCACCGTATCGCTCGCCGCGTCTGACGGCGGTATGCCGGTATCGTGCGGAACTGAAAACAGCTCGGAGCTGGCTATGGTCGCCCAGTCAGCCATTCCCGTCGTCCAGTAGTACTCGGTCCCCTTCACCTGACCGGACGT includes:
- a CDS encoding AAA family ATPase, which produces MSKTVIFKDPTGEGSPIELATFTVPKSIPDYEHRIKKVPDPDPHYVDLGMLYRFAQVEKVRRESSDSFVPLHVAVRGHMGTGKDHDIEQFAALIELPYYRIPLTGEVRDITLIGSTKLHGDGKGGTESRWEDGDITRALRGPALVNLSELNAAGAETLFALHGLLDRYQAIDLPNGENVELRDDVRLFGTMNPTDLRDYAGTQTLNKAFADRWVIWHKRFPNAEQLRTMITMRYPTLADPFVEAIARLASEINESFEQTDAGTRVETPMSLRGTLDRLPTGLQMFSDSDDPLRRAWEEFVLPHVDEYDQDHYETVWNAVVRKGPSEKPYTGRA
- a CDS encoding insulinase family protein codes for the protein MYYDLTTLPNGLRVITETMPGIRSVAVGAWVDTGTRDELPNEAGASHFLEHLLFKGSERVSAIELSRSFDRMGAESNAFTSKEYTCFWARLLDDDLDDGMELLGEMLQQPAFRADEIDSERHVVIEEINMSEDDAQDAVFERFTEAAFAGHVLDMPILGSRESILGMTRDDIVGYWKRRYGAGSTVFAIAGAVEHEQAVELVSRHFGEWSGAAVPHEFAEHKWDSALKIEVKDTEQANLVMGGKGLERGDDRRFAFDVLHHILGGGMSSRLFQTIREERGLAYSVYSFALPFADAGAWGVYVGTTPDQTETVMDLVNVELEKMMAVGITAEELDRAKSNMRGAMALGFEDANSRMVRLGKRELTGQEHISISEHIARVEAVTGQDVLDVAQSVLGGPRVIGAVGPFEESNLRKYLT
- a CDS encoding 4-hydroxy-tetrahydrodipicolinate reductase, with amino-acid sequence MRVAVSGAHGRMGQLACSVIEAAPDLLLGPLYAPGHGGEKLFDQALIEDPARVADADVVVEFSTPGSVMGNLALWHDMGVHAVVGTSGFDEERVEEVVGMWIDATSRCLIVPNFAIGAILMMRFSEMAAPYFPVAEIIELHHDHKVDAPSGTALSTAARIGAAQPDQRRAGVSQTASGALGVDVDGVRIHSVRLPGLVANQEVIFGGAGQTLTIRHDTTDRSAFGQGIELAIRRVGGLSDPVTLGLDALL
- a CDS encoding DUF4339 domain-containing protein produces the protein MAEYYHTQGKDRHGPIDLVELQDLVTSGQVKGTEYYWTTGMADWATIASSELFSVPHDTGIPPSDAASDTVAESTFSTPSTLADPADLESLSSIDQPTVSTPTARWSPDPETPSTTSIVSSSATGSDLGTVQRVAAKMPKPLWLVINGIVTGLSGLLLVLGIVTIPFAVVVIWMAVMLFKANTSLENARRTGSLESLEKAASNLNTYFAIITIMTALSILISAIVFIAIGVSLSDFSNF